In Cydia strobilella chromosome 6, ilCydStro3.1, whole genome shotgun sequence, one DNA window encodes the following:
- the LOC134742167 gene encoding uncharacterized protein LOC134742167: MSPRKNRLRQDDDDLAANMWHGAGNGMLHLTEGLIPKFTGQDKTYPAARWVQDVEDSTELCGWTPLQQLLMARRSLAGTALLWFRAERIYKTWDEFKAAVLKEFPDNIDTKTIHELMSSRCKKPSESCLEYMFTMKELGKRGKMPDYVAIKYIVEGIKDQEVNKIMLYGVSTYSELKEKIKIYEQLKENMSGSSKEKEAKSRHVDHEKSNRRLAFTRCFSCGEMSHSSAECPHKDKGLKCFWCNSFGHISSQCKTPPATTSRGKDDGNAAASSSEVGNTKKLHSSNAGGAASGGKKSFMCHANVTNFTSDGGNDVSCADTRTAMTNNNYQCLTTVMTTARPNMINNKPLKQISVCGKNEIALIDSGSDVNLLTIECYSELSARELVECDPDDNITGLGGGVKCYGQVKLKLLIDGYWYNDMKFFVISKDNIPVHLFRMIIGQELLKHCTTVLEDGFVLIIPRIRWVYTIRVDDPSVIGNEVSPAIREKVNNMVQSYVPRKTKEAPIKLRIVLKDDIPVAQRPRRLAPREQQEVDQQVAKWLEDGIVQKMKTTL, translated from the exons ATGTCACCAAGAAAAAACCGACTACGACAAGACGACGATGACCTCGCGGCAAATATGTGGCATGGCGCCGGCAACGGTATGTTACATCTCACCGAAGGCCTCATACCTAAGTTTACCGGTCAGGACAAGACCTACCCAGCGGCTAGGTGGGTCCAGGACGTTGAAGACAGTACGGAGCTCTGTGGTTGGACCCCATTACAGCAGTTGCTGATGGCAAGACGTTCGTTGGCGGGAACGGCATTGCTATGGTTCCGGGCGGAGCGAATATACAAGACTTGGGATGAATTTAAAGCTGCAGTTCTTAAGGAGTTTCCAGACAATATTGATACTAAGACGATACACGAGTTGATGAGCTCCAGGTGTAAGAAACCGAGCGAGTCCTGCCTGGAATACATGTTCACAATGAAAGAATTGGGAAAACGCGGCAAGATGCCCGACTACGTAGCAATAAAGTACATCGTGGAGGGAATAAAAGATCAAGAAGTTAATAAAATCATGTTGTACGGCGTGAGTACCTACAGTGAGTTAAAAGAGAAGATTAAAATATACGAACaactaaaagaaaatatgtctgGTTCGAGCAAAGAAAAAGAAGCTAAGTCGAGGCACGTAGATCACGAGAAGTCAAACAGGCGCCTGGCGTTTACAAGATGTTTTAGCTGTGGAGAAATGAGTCATTCATCGGCTGAGTGTCCGCATAAAGACAAGGGTTTAAAATGTTTCTGGTGCAACTCTTTTGGGCATATTTCATCACAGTGCAAAACGCCACCAGCTACAACTTCACGCGGCAAGGACGACGGAAACGCAGCGGCGAGTAGCAGTGAAGTTGGCAACACGAAAAAACTTCACTCGAGTAACGCCGGTGGCGCCGCCAGCGGTGGGAAAAAGAGTTTCATGTGTCACGCGAATGTCACGAACTTCACTTCGGACGGCGGCAATGACGTAAGCTGCGCCGACACTCGTACTGCAATGACGAATAATAATTATCAGTGTTTGACAACTGTTATGACGACTGCGAGACCAAACATGATTAATAACAAGCCGTTGAAGCAAATCTCCGTGTGCGGAAAGAACGAAATCGCGTTGATTGATTCCGGTAGTGACGTAAATCTTCTGACGATCGAGTGCTACAGTGAATTAAGTGCGCGGGAGCTTGTAGAATGCGATCCCGATGATAACATAACTGGACTTGGCGGTGGTGTGAAATGTTATGGACAAGTTAAGTTAAAGTTGTTAATTGACGGATATTGGTACAACGACAtgaagttttttgttattagcAAAGATAATATACCAGTTCATTTGTTTAGAATGATTATCGGGCAAGAATTACTGAAACATTGTACGACAGTGTTGGAAGACGGCTTTGTTTTGATTATACCGCGTATTCGCTGGGTGTATACCATACGTGTGGATGACCCTTCTGTTATAGGTAACGAGGTAAGCCCCGCGATACGGGAAAAGGTGAACAACATGGTACAGTCGTATGTTCCAAGGAAGACGAAAGAGGCTCCGATCAAGCTCAGGATCGTGCTCAAGGACGACATCCCTGTGGCTCAGCGGCCGAGGAGGTTGGCCCCAAGGGAGCAGCAGGAGGTAGACCAGCAGGTAGCTAAGTGGCTTGAAGACGGCATAGTACAG AAAATGAAGACGACGCTGTGA